The Pseudoxanthomonas sp. CF385 region CGCATCGATCACCGGCTGCTCTGCCGCGGCCAACGTGCCCGGCGTGCTGACCAGCGCGGAGTACTCGCGCACCAGCCGACCCTGGCCCCAGTCCACTTCGATCAGGAAATTGACCGCCGGCACGTCCACCGGCGTGCGGCTGGTGACGCGCACGACCGGGCGGCCGGCTTCGTCCAGCGCGACGCTGAAGTCCAGTTCGTTGACCAGGCCTTGCGGGCGCGGAAGCCCGACGCGCTCGAACGTCGTCGGCGACGCCAGCCGCGCACGCAGCTGCTCCAGCTCGCCCGGCTCGCTGGAAATGATCGGAATCTCGGCCAGCAGCGGCTGGCCGGGTTGCGATTTGACATTGATCTCCCCCAGGCCGAGCGCGAGGGCGGCATTGCTCAGCAATGCCAGCCCCAGCCCGATCATGCCGGCCAGGCGGAGTCTTGCCGTCCGAGGTCTGTGCTTCGGTTTCACGGCCCTTCCCCATGTTTCCCGAGCACGACTATAGCCGCTCAGCCGCCGTTCGCCACCAGTTCGGCCAATTGCACGGCGTTCAGGGCCGCGCCCTTGCGGATGTTGTCGGCGACCACCCACAGGTTCAGGCCGCGCGGATGCGAGAAGTCCTCGCGGATGCGGCCGACGAAGACCGGGTCGCGACCGGAGGCGTGGGTGACCGGCGTCGGGTAGCCGCCCGCCTTGGGCTCGTCGACGACTTCCACGCCGGGCGCGGCACGCAGCAGCTCGCGGGCCTGCTCGGGGGTGATCTTCTTCCGGGTCTCGACGTTGACGGCTTCGGAGTGGCCGTAGAACACCGGCACGCGCACCGCGGTGGGGTTCACCTGGATGCTGTCGTCCTCGAGGATCTTGCGCGTCTCCCAGACCAGCTTCATCTCTTCCTTGGTGTAGCCGTTGGGCAGGAACTCGTCGATGTGCGGGATCAGGTTGAACGCGATCTGCGCCTGGAACTTCTTCGGCTCGATGTCCTGGAACGCCAGCAGCTGGGCGGTCTGCCGGCCGAGCTCCTCCAGGCCGGAACGGCCGGCGCCGGACACCGACTGATAGGTGGCCACGTTGATGCGTTCGATGCCGTACTCGCGGTGGATCGGCGCCAGCACCGGCATCAGCTGCATGGTCGAGCAGTTTGGGTTGGCGATGATGCCGCGCGGACGGTTCTTCGCCGCATGCGGGTTCACCTCGGACACCACCAACGGCACGTCGGCGTCGTAGCGGAAGGTCGAGGAGTTGTCGATCACCACCGCACCGGCGGCGGCGAACTTCGGCGCGTATTCCTTCGACACGCCACCGCCTGCGGAGAACAGGGCGATGTCGACGCCGGTGGGGTCGAACGTCTCCAGGTCGAGGATGTCGACCTTCTGGCCCTTGAAGTCGACCTGGGTGCCGGCGGAGCGCGCCGAGGCCAGCAGGACGAGCTTGGCGATGGGGAAATCGCGCTCGGCGAGGATGGACAGCATGGTTTCGCCGACGGCGCCGGTGGCGCCCACGACAGC contains the following coding sequences:
- a CDS encoding aspartate-semialdehyde dehydrogenase, with protein sequence MSNQNRSFTVAVVGATGAVGETMLSILAERDFPIAKLVLLASARSAGTQVDFKGQKVDILDLETFDPTGVDIALFSAGGGVSKEYAPKFAAAGAVVIDNSSTFRYDADVPLVVSEVNPHAAKNRPRGIIANPNCSTMQLMPVLAPIHREYGIERINVATYQSVSGAGRSGLEELGRQTAQLLAFQDIEPKKFQAQIAFNLIPHIDEFLPNGYTKEEMKLVWETRKILEDDSIQVNPTAVRVPVFYGHSEAVNVETRKKITPEQARELLRAAPGVEVVDEPKAGGYPTPVTHASGRDPVFVGRIREDFSHPRGLNLWVVADNIRKGAALNAVQLAELVANGG